A region of the Bryobacteraceae bacterium genome:
CCAGCATGGCCATGGCCGCGGCAGTGAAGGCCTTGGTGTTGGAAGCGATGCCGAACAGGGTGCGCGGCGTCACCGGGGCGGGCTCGCCAAGCCGGCGCACGCCATAACCCTTTGCGGTGACGATCTGGCCGTCCTTGACGACCAGCACCGCCGCGCCGGGAACTTCGAACGTGCGCAGAGCGCGCTCGACCGTTTCATCCAGGTTGGGCTGGGCAAGTGCAAACAGCGGCAGCAGAGCCGCAGACCAGAGACGCAGCGGCCGGGTCATATACCGATCCTAGCCCAGCCCGGCGCGTGTTTCTGAAGCGGGCGCGCTCTCGCGGGCATCGTCAAGGAGGGTGTCCCCAATGACCCTGTTTCCTCTTGTCGGCGATCAGCCCGGCGGTCGCTCTCCGCTGCCGAAGACGGCCGTCGGGAGCACGGCCGCCCTTTGGATGGCCGGAGTTGCCAGGGAATTCAAGCAGATCCCACGGCGCAACGCGCGCATGGTCCAGTCACTGAGCGCATGGGGATGCCATTCAAGGAGACTGTTCTCTGGACCGTGCGGCAGATGAAGACCCAATGCGTGAACGTCGCAAGGCTGGAGCGGCTACGGCGGACGGCCATTCGCACTCCGGCCAGCCAGATCGAAAAGGAGGGCTCACCGGATGGGATTCTCGGGAACCGTCACGCTGATTCTCGGCGTCACCAGCGGCATCGGAAGTGCGCTGGCCCAACGCATCCATGCTTCGGGTGGCAGCGTCATCCCCGCCGGCAGGAATGCGGAACGATTACGGGCGGTGGCGAGTGCGCTCGGGGAAGAAGGCATCCTCTTTGATGCCGCCTCCTGGGAGAGCATCGACCGGGCCGTGCAGGAAGCTGCCGGGCGGCATGGACGGCTGGACGGCGTGGCGCTTTGCACGGGCTCGCTGTTGCTTAAGCCCGCACATCTGACCACGGAGGGCGAATACCGGGCGACAATGTCGGTCAATCTCGACGCCGCGTTCGCCACGGTGCGGGCGGCCGCAAAGGCAATGATGAACGCCGGCGGCTCGATCGTGCTGGTCTCGAGCGCTGCGGCGCGTGTGGGACTGGGCAATCACGAGGCGATCGCCGCGGCCAAGGCAGGCATCATCGGGCTGATGCTTGCCGCGGCGGCGAGTTATGCGCCGCGCGGCATCCGCGTCAACTGCGTGGCGCCGGGGCTGACGGAGACGCCGCTGACGGCGCGCATCACGGCAAACGAGGCGTCGCGCAGGGCGAGCGAATCCATGCATGCGCTCGGACGCATCGGACGTCCAGGGGAGGTGGCCTCGGCCATGGCCTGGCTGCTTGACCCGGAGAACGCCTGGGTCACCGGGCAGGTGATCGGAGTCGACGGGGGGCTTGCCGGCGTCCGTCCGCGGTGAGAACATTTTCGGGCGAAAATGGGATAACGTCCGGCGGCAACATTCTGGAGGCGAAATGATTCTGGTGACCGGAGGCAGCGGGAAGCTGGCGCGGCGCGTGCTCGAGCTGCTTCTCCAACAGGGGGCGGGGCCGCTGGCGACGACCACGCGGGATCCGGACCGTCTTGCCGACCTGGCCTCGCGCGGCGTCGCCGTGCGGCAGGCTGACTTCGCCTGGGACGAGGAGCGGCTGTTGGGCGTTTTCCAGGGAGCGCGCCAGATGCTGCTCGTCAGCACGAACACGCTGGAGGCCTGGGGCCGGCGCTTCGAACAGCACGAGCGCGCCATCCGCGCCGCGGCCGAGGCAGGCGTCGGCCGCATCGTTTACACGTCGATCACGTTCCCCGATCCGGCCTCACCGGTGCCGGTCGCGCCGGACCACTGGCGCACGGAAAATCTGCTGCGCGAAATCGGCGTGGAATACACGCTGCTGCGCAACAACATTTACGCCGAAAGTCTCCTGTTTCTGCTCCCGGAGGCCGTCCGCACCGGCAGGCTGCGCGCTGCCGCCGGAAACGGCCGGGCCGCCTTCGTGACGCGCGAGGACTGCGCCCGCGCCGCTGCCGGGGCGCTGCTGCGCGGCGAATCGTGCCGCGCGTACGAAATCTCGGGCCCTGAGGCGCTCGGCTTTGCTGAGCTGGCCCGCCTGGCCGGCGAGCTCAGCGGCCGGCAAGTCGCCTATGAGTCCGTGGATCCGCGAACGAGGCTGGCCGACCTGAAGGCCAGTGGCATGGATCCGATGCTGGCTGAATTGCAGGTGGGTTACGAGCGGGCTATCGCTGAGGGACTGCTGGACCTGGTGACGCGCGATGTGGAGCGGCTGTCCGGGCAGCCGGCCATTGCCACCAGCGAGTTTCTGAGGGAACAGGCGGGCCAGTGGGCGCGTATTCAAATCGAACGCATTTGACTCCTGCCGCCGGAAAACAGGCTGGCAGCGGAGGGAGAAGATGGTCGGGATTATCGGGGCCGGAGGGGCTGTGGGTCGGGCGGTCGTGGATGAGCTGGGACGGCGGGGAAGGCGTCCCATCACCATCGGCCGGGACGAGCAGAGACTGGCACGGCTTTTCTCCGGGCGCGCGGAGATTCGCCCCGCTGACATCGCGGACGAGGATTCCGCGGCGCGCGCGTTGCAGGGCCTGGAGTCAGCAGTTTATTGCGTCGGGCTGCCGTTCACGCGATTTGCGGAACACCCCGTGCTGATGCGAAAGGCGCTGGCAGCGGCGCGCCGGGCCGGCGTGCTCCGGATGATTGTGGTTTCGAGCGTGTACTCTTACGGCCGTCCGCGTGCGGCGCGCGTCAGCGAAGAGCATCCCCGCGTCCCGGATACGCGCAAAGGCCGCTTTCGGAAAGAGCAGGAGGACGCGGCGATTGCGGCCCACGAGCCGGGCCGTCTGGAGACGCTGGTGCTGCACCTGCCGGATTTTTACGGACCCTTCGCCTCCAACAGTCTCGCCTTCATGATGCTGGAATCACTCATGGCCGGACGGCCAGCGCGATGGCTCGGCGATCCGGACGCGCCCCACGAATTCGTCTTCATTCCCGATGCAGCGGGCGTGATCGCCGAGCTGATGCAAAGGCCCGAATGTTTTGGCAGGAGGTGGAACCTGGCCGGACCCGGAACGATCAGCGGCCGCGAGTTCGTCTCGCTGGCGGCGCGCGAACTGGGCGTTCCGGAGCGCGTTCTGCCGACGGGCCGGACGCTGCTCCGCGTCGGCGGGCTCTTCAATCCGCTTCTCAGGGAGCTGGTGGAGCTCCATTACCTGGGAGAAACGCCCGTGGTTCTCGATGACAGCGCCCTGAAGGCGGCGCTGGGCCACATCGAGAAAACGCCCTACGAGGAGGGCGTGCGCCGCATGATCGGGTGGATGCGGGCCGAAGCGTCCTGAGGCGGGCGGCTGGACCGGGACATCACCCGCCCAGCGTGAATTCGTAGACAACCGCGCCCTGCGTGTCGTGGTGGCGCAGCACGAGCCGGCTGCCCGATGCCGAGGGCTCGACGTTCATGCTCAGGAAGCCGCCCCCGACACGATGGAAGCGGTGGTACCTCCTGTCCTCGCCGGGACTGCCCATGGCACTCCTGTCCGCCGCCGGCCCGGTGGAGAACTCATGCAGACCGGTGTCCGGATCGACGGAATGATATTGCCAGTGGCGGTCGCCGCAGATGACAATCACGTTTTTCTTCGCACCGGCCCACGCGCGCAGCTCCCTCCCTTCGGTGGCGAAGGCGGCGTTGGCGTGGTTGTCGTTGTTGGAAGGCTGATCCGGCCCCACCCAGGGAGTCGGGCTGAAAATGATCTTCCAGTCGGCGTCGCTTTCGTCCACGGATTTTTTCAGCCAGGCTTTCTGCTCGGTGCCGAGAATGGTCTTGGAAGGACCGTCAGGATCCGTGTTCGGCGAACGGAAATCCCGCCCCTCCAGAAGCCAGACCTGAAGCGATTTGCCCCAGCGGAATGTCCGCCAGGTTTTGTCCTCGATCGGCGTCTGTTCGAGGAAAATCCGCCGGCCTTCCTGGAAGGTCAGCGGCTTCATCCACTCGGGGTCTTTGCCGGGCCAGCAGTCGTCACAGAGCGTGTCGTGATCGTCTTTCATCCAGTAGGCAGGCGTCTTCGACAGAAAAGAGAGCGGGCGGGGCAGCGCCCAGAGCCTCTGCCAGTGGTAGCGTGCCGCTTCGGTGGTGGTGGCCCGGGGCGGATCCGTGTCGTAGTAGACGTTATCGCCGAGAAACACGGAGAAATGCGGCGCGATTTTCTCCATGGACGGGAAAATGGAAAATCCGTCGTCATGGTCCAGGGCCAGCCAGGAAAAACAGCTCGCGGCGGTGATTTTCACGGGAACGCGGCGGTTTGGCTCCGGGGCGGTGGTGAAAGACGCGGCGGGCTTTTCCGGCTTCGCATGAATTTCCACGCCCAGATAATACGTGCGCCCGGGGCGCAGGCCGGTGATGGCGGTCTTTAATACGAAATCCTCTTTGGCCGCCGACTGGAGCCACTCGGCCGGTTTGGCGTCCTTCATGTCCGGGCGCGTCGCCACCCAGAGCCGGGCCCGGCCGGCCAGCCCCGGCACGCCGCCGGGCAGCAGCCACGGATCTTCCGACTCGGAAAGGGCAGGCGGTCGTGTGCCCTCATAGGCCGGCGGCTGGTACTTGCCCCTGTTCGGCGCCGGCTGCTGGGAGAGGCGGAAGCGAACCGCAGCCGAGCGGTCCGTCACCTCGCCCACGCGCAGGCCCTCCGCAATGTACGGCCCCTGTGCCAGGGCCACGGCGGAAATCAGAACAGCCCAGTATCTCATCAGCGTGATATCTTTCCCGATTCACGCTTCGGAGTCAATCCCGGCGTTGCCGTATCAATGGAGTTCGATGCCGGCGAGAAATGCGCGGCCCGGCATGCGCACGGCAAGGATCTCCTCATAGCGCGTCGCCGTCAGGTTTGTGGCCTGAAGAAATGGAGAGACGCGCCTTCCGCGCCACGCGAGGGCCGCGTCCCAGACCGCATACGGCGCTCGGGCGCGCCGTTCCATCGCGCCAACGCGCGTGCGCGCTGCCAGCCTGCCCACGGCCCCCGTCCAGGAAAATACCCCCGAGTGAACCGGGTAATTCATCACATATTTCGTGTAAATTCCCGGCGGCAGCGTGGACTTGGCGCGCATTCCCGTGTAAGCCCATTCCGCCACCTGTCCTCTCCATTGCCAGGCGGCCGAGGCTTCCACTCCGGTGAAATTCAGCCGCGTGATGTTGCGTGCCTCCCACGGCCCCAGCGGGGACGTGCCCGCGTAGTCGATGCCGTCCCAGTCCCGGCGGTGAAAGACGGTCGTCTGGAGGCGCCAGCGGCCGGAAGGGCGGAAGTCGGCGCCAGACTCATAGTTCCACGCCGTCTCCGGCCGCAGCCCGGCGTTGCCGCGGTTCACCGGATCGCGATAGTACAGATCCGTGAACGTTGGCAGCCGGTAGGCGCGGCTCACCGAAGCCCTGAGCCTCAGTCTTGCATTGGCCCACCAACCGCCCGAAAGCGCCGGGCTCACCTGATCGAAGGCGCCGCGGTAACTCTCGCTTCGCAGGCCGAGCGAAAGCGAAAAACGGCGCAAGGCGCGCACATCGAGCGCCGCATACGCGGCCCCGCGCGCCCTCGAGTGCACGCCCAGGTTGGAGGACTCGATGTGGTCGGTGAAACTTTCGACGCCCGTGTAGAGCGTGGCGGAGCCGCCCAGCCGGTCGCGCCGCCGCAGCGAGGCGTGCAAGCCGTCGGCCACGTGGTGGTTCTGGTAACGCTGCGGGTTGTCGCGGAACAGATAAAACAGATCCGTATGCCGCCGGTAGCTGAGGGCCGCCTCCCAGTGTTCGTTGAAGTTCTGGTGCAGGCCGGCAAACCATGTTTTGGTGCGCTCCCATGATGGGTAAGCGCCATAGAAATTCTGCGCACCGAAGGGCTTGTCCGCCCAGGCAAGGTCCACGCCCGTCGCGCCCAGCCGCGACCGGACCCGGGTGTGGGAGCTGGCCGCCAGGTTGCGGTAGTCGCGATTCGGCATGAATCCGGTGGAAAAATCGCGCGACACCGCAATATGTTCGGCGATTTTTCCAATCACTCCCGACACGCTGGCAAACTGCTGCTGCGTACCGAAGCTGCCGCCTGCCAGCCGCAGGCGCGCCTGCCAGGACTCCGGCGCGGCGGGAATGAAATTCACCGCCCCGCCGAGGGCGTCTGACCCGTACAGCGTGGAGCCCGCGCCCCGCAGCACCTCCACTGCCTGTATCGCATCAAACGGCAACGGGATGTCGAGCGAATGATGGCCGCTCTGCGGATCGTTCATCCGTCGCCCGTTCAGCAGCACCAGCGTCTGCCCGAAGGTCGCCCCACGAATGGATAGATCGCTCTGGACTCCCGCCGGCGCCCGCCGGCGCAGGTCCAGCGACGGGTCGAGCTGGAGCAGGTCCATGACGTTTGCGAACAGAATCGACTGCTCGCGCGCCGGCAATGACAGCACCGCGCGGTCGGCCTCTTCCAGCGGCAACGGCTCCCATGTGCCGGTCACCACGATCACATCGCGGCGCGCCGGCTCCGGCACTTGGGACTGCGCAAGCACAGGCAGCGCGGCCGACAGGAGGAACAGGGACAGAAGGACGGTTCGGGCCATTCTCCACATACGGACTGGGAATTCAGGGAGTGAGTACTCTGAAATTCCAGTTTACGTCAGCTCCTGCCGTCGGTTCTGGACGATTCTTCCGGCGCGGCGGCGCCCACGATTTCCAGAAACGCCTGCGCCGCGTGGCTCAACGCACGGCGAGCCGGATAGACGAGCCGGATCTTGCGCTCCACCCGCAACTCCTCCACCTCGACCTCGCACAACAGGCCCTGTTCGATCTCCTGCTCGACGCACATTTTCGGCAGGAACGCCACGCCCTCGTTGCGCTGCACCATGCGGCGGATGGTCTCCACCGTCGGCATCTCCACGTCCATGTTCAGCGGTACGCGCGCCCGCTGGAACGCTTTGAGCACCACCTCGCGATAGGGCGATAGCACATTATGCGCGACGAACGTCTCCATGCCCAGCTCGGAAATCGACACGCTCTTGCGGCCCGCAAAGCGGTGCTCCGGGCTGACCACAAACGCCAGATGGTCGATGTAGATGACTCTCGTCTCCAGCCGATCGTCCTCGGGATCGTAGCTGATGACGCCCATCTCGAGGTCGCCGTCGATCAATTGCGAGGGAATCTTGCTTGACAGGCAGCGCCGCACCTGGACCTTCACCTTCGGATACAGCCGCCGGTAGGCCTCAATGTGCTTGAGCAGATACAAAGCCGTCGACTCGTTCGCCCCGATCGACAACCGCCCCGCCGCGCGGTCCCGCAGCTCGGCGAGCGCGTTAAGCATCTCGCTCTCCAGGTTCTCGAACCGGCGGCAATAGTCGAGCACAATGCGGCCTGCGTCGGTCAGGATCAGGTCGCGGCCAGCCCGGTCCACCAGCTTCTCCCCGAGCTGCGCCTCCAGCTTTTGAAGTGCCAGCGATACGGCCGGCTGTGTCCGCCCCAGTTTCTCCGCGGCCCGCGAGAAGCTTCCCTCCGTCGCCACGGTATGGAACACTTTGAGCAGATAGAACTCCAAGTGGCAGCCCTCCTTGCGGTCGATCCGTATAAACCACGCTTATCACATATCCGCAGATTATACAATGTCATCCTATTATAAATTTGATCTATGGCCGAGGATCCCCGACAATGGAGGCAAGCGGGGCGTTTCTGGGCCAACCGGCCGCAGGCGCCTCCAAGTCAGTGAATACCCAAGGAGCTCGACCCGAGTGATGGAAGACGAAGTACGGCATCGAGAGCGTGTTTACATTTTTGACACGACACTGCGCGACGGCGAGCAGTCTCCCGGCTGCTCGATGACAGTGCCCGAGAAGCTGCGCATGGCGCAGAAGCTCGCCGAGCTGGGGGTGGACATCCTGGAAGCGGGATTTCCCATCGCGAGCGAAGGCGACTACCAGGCGGTCCGTCTCATCAGCACGGAACTGCCCTGGGTGCGGGTGGCTGCGCTCGCGCGTGCCTGCCGTCTGGATATTGAACGCGCCGCCAGCGCGCTGGAGCCGGCGCGGCTCAGCCGGATCCACACGTTCATCGCCACCAGCGACATTCACCTGAAGTACAAGCTGCGCAAGTCCCGCCAGCAGGTGCTCGAAGAGGCCTGCGCGGCTGTGGAACTGGCACGGCAGTATAGCGACGACGTGGAATTTTCCGCCGAGGACGCCACCCGTACGGACCCGGACTACCTGGAGCAGGTGGTGCGGGCCGTCGTGGAGGCGGGGGCGAAGACGGTGAACCTGCCGGACACGGTGGGATACTCGGTGCCGGAAGAGCACGCGGCGCTCATCGGGCGCATGGTGCGCGCCGTCGACGGGCGCGCCATCATCAGCGTGCACTGTCACAACGATCTCGGTCTGGCCACCGCGAACTCGCTGGCGGCGGTGCTTGCCGGTGCGCGCCAGATCGAGTGCACGGTGAACGGCATTGGCGAGCGGGCCGGCAACTGCGCGCTGGAGGAAGTCGTGATGACGATGAAGGTGCGCCAGGACCGTTTCCCCTTTGAGACGGGCATCGTCACCGAGCAGATCTTCCCCGCCAGCCAGCTTCTGTCGCAGATCATCACCTTCGGCCCGCAGCCGAACAAGGCGATTGTGGGCTCGAACGCGTTCGCGCATGAAGCGGGCATCCACCAGGACGGTTATCTGAAGGAGAAGACGACATACGAGATCATTGATCCAAAGACCGTCGGCGTGCCCGAAGGCCGGCTGGTGCTCGGCAAGCACTCCGGCCGCCACGCGCTGCGCGCCAAGTGCGAGCACCTGGGTTACCAGCTCACGCGCGATGAGCTCGAGGCCGTCTACCGCGGTTTCATTGAAATCGCCGACCGCAAGAAGGGCGTCACGGACCAGGAGATCCTGGCGCTGATCCACACGCTGAAGGCCGGCGAGCGCGTGAAGGGCGAGAGCGTCGCCGCCGACTGACACACTGAGTCCCGGCGTCCGCGCGGTACACTGGTCGTTTTGCGCAACAGGCGAAAATCGGACCCATGAAGCTGAATATCCTTGTTCTGCCCGGAGACGGCATCGGCACGGAAGTGACGCGCGAGGCCGTGCGCGTGCTGCGGCGCGTCGCCGAAAAATACGGCCATGAGCTGCAACTGGCCGAGGGCCTGCTCGGCGGCGTTGCCATCCACCGGACGGGCGTGCCGCTGCCGGAGGAGACGGCACGGCTAGCCCGCGAGGCCGACGCGACACTGCTGGGCGCGGTCGGCCTGCCGGAGTTCGACAACGCGCCGCCCGCGCAGCGGCCCGAGCGCGGCCTGCTGGGCATCCGCAAGCTCCTTGGCGTCTTTGCCAACCTGCGTCCGGTGCGCGCCTGGGAGGCGCTGCTGGACTCGTCGCCCCTGAAGAACGACCGGGTGCGCGGCACGGACATGATCATCGTGCGCGAGCTCACCGGCGGCATTTATTACGGCACGCCGCGCGGCATCGAGGGGTCAGGCCCCGGGGAGCGCGCCGTGAACACGATGACCTACACGCGCGCCGAAATCGAGCGCATCGCGCGGATGGCCTTCGAGCTGGCGCGGCAGCGCCGCCGCAGGCTCTCGAGCGTCGACAAGTCCAATGTGCTCGAATGCTCGCAGCTCTGGCGCCGCGTGGTGACCGAGACGGCGGCCGATTATCCGGACGTCGAACTCGAACATGTCCTTGTCGACAACTGCGCGATGCAGCTCATCCTGAATCCGGTGCGCTTCGACGTGGTGCTCACCGAGAACATGTTCGGCGACATCCTCTCCGACGAAGGAGCGGTGCTGGCCGGCTCCATCGGCATGCTGCCGTCGGCTTCCATCGGGCCGAAACGTCCCTCGGGCGCGTGGGTCGGCCTGTATGAGCCGGTGCACGGCTCGGCGCCGGACATCGCTGGCCAGAACCGGGCCAATCCGCTGGGCGCGATCGGCAGTGTTGCGGCGATGCTTGAGTATTCATTCGGCCTCAGGGAAGAGGCCGCAGCCGTGCAGCGGGCCCTCGAGCAGGTGCTCGAAAGCGGCCATGTCACCGCGGACCTGAAGCCGAAGGGAACGCCGCGCTCCACCAGCGAGGTCGGCCAGGCCGTCTGCGAACTGATCTGAAAGCAAAGCCATGACCCAGCCACGCACCATCATCCAGAAGCTGTGGGACTCCCACGTCGTCTGCCAGCCCCCGGGCGCGCCCGCGCTGCTCTACATCGACCTGCACCTGGTTCACGAAGTGACCTCGCCGCAGGCGTTCGAAGGGCTGCGCCGCCGCGGGCTGAAGGTCCGCCGCCCGGACAAAACCTTCGGGACCTGCGACCATTCGACGCCCACCACGCCGCGCGACCTGCCCATCGTCGATCCCGTGGCGCGGGCGCAGGTCGAACAGTTCGAAAAGAACTGCCTGGAATTCGGCATTCCGTTTTTTGGTTTCCGCAGCCCGCGGCAGGGCATCGTTCATGTGATCGGGCCCGAATACGGGCTGACGCAGCCGGGCATGACCATCGTCTGCGGCGACTCGCACACCGCCACCCATGGCGCCTTCGGCGCGCTCGCCTTCGGCATCGGCACCAGCCAGGTGGAGCACGTGCTGGCCACACAGTGCCTGTTGCAGTCGCCTTCGATGAGCTTCAACGTGCGCGTGGACGGCCAGCTCCGGCCGGGAGTCACCGCCAAGGACATCATCCTCGCGCTCATTGCCAGAATCGGCGTGGGCGGCGGCACCGGCTGCGTATTCGAGTACACGGGCCCGGCCATCCGCGCGCTCTCGATGGAAGAGCGCATGACGGTGTGCAACATGTCGATCGAAGGCGGCGCGCGCGCCGGCCTGATCGCGCCCGACGACACGACCTTCCAGTTCCTCCACGGCCGTCCCTTCGCCCCGAAGGGCGAGGCCTGGGACCGCGCCGTGGCCTACTGGAAGACGCTGCCCACCGATGAGGGCGCCTCCTACGACCGGGAGGTCACGCTCGATGCCAGCGCGCTCGAACCGATGATCACCTACGGCACCAACCCGGGCATGGGCATCCCGATCACCGCGCCCGTGCCAGATCCCGCCGAAGCCGCCGACCCGGTGGAACGCGAAACACGCCGCAAGGCGCTTGCTTACATGGGGCTGGAGCCGGGCCGGCCGCTCACCGGACATCCGGTGAACGTCGTCTTCATCGGGTCATGCACCAATTCCCGGATGACCGACCTGCGCGCCGCCGCCAGCGTGCTCAAGGGCCGCAAGGTGAGCCCTAAGGTTCGCGTGCTCGTCGTGCCCGGCTCGCAGCAGATCAAGCGGCAGGCCGAGGCCGAAGGGCTCGACCGCATCTTTCGCGAGGCCGGCGCTGAATGGCGCGAGGCGGGCTGTTCGATGTGCATCGCCATGAACGGCGATCAGCTCGCCCCGGGCGAATATGCCGTCTCCACTTCCAACCGCAACTTCGAAGGCCGCCAGGGCAAAGGCGGCCGCACGTTTTTGGCCAGCCCGCTCACGGCCGCTGCCAGCGCCATCACCGGCGTGGTCACCGACCCGCGCACACTGCTCGGATGAAGGAGAATCCGCCCGCCATGGAAAAATTCACCGCTTTTGAATCCTGGGTCGCCGTTCTGCCGGTGGACAATATCGACACGGACCAGATCATTCCGGCGCGTTTCCTCAAGACGGTCTCCAAGGAAGGGCTCGGCGACCAGCTCTTTTATGACTGGCGTTATGACGCCGAGGGCAAACCGCGGCCGGACTTTGTGCTGAACCGGCCGCCGGGAAACCGCGCCCAGGTGCTGCTGGCCGGCGACAATTTCGGCTGCGGCAGCTCGCGCGAACACGCCCCGTGGGCCTTGACACAGTTTGGTTTCCGGGCAGTGATTTCCACGTCATTTGCCGACATTTTCCGGGGCAATGCGCTGAAAAACGCGCTGCTGCCGATTGTGGTTCCGCCTGACGTTCACGCGCGGCTGCTCAGGATGCTCGAGACCGACCCGCTGGCCACCGTGCGCGTCGACCTCGCCTCGCAGACGCTCACCCTTCCCGATGGTTCGCCGGTGGAATTCCCGGTGGATCCATTTGCAAAGACATGCCTGCTCGAAGGCATTGACGAGCTCGGATTCCTGCTGAAACATGAGGCCGAAATCGCCGCTTACGAGCAGTCGCATCCAGCGCCTGTGGACACGCTCTCGGTAAAATTCAACGATTGACCGGTTCAGGGCCGCTCCGCCGCCGCTGGTTCGGAGATGTCATAAACGCGGTCCGCCTTCAGCCCCCTGAGCTCCTGGCGCTGGCCGGAAGGCCAGATCATTTCGACCGCTTCGGCCGCGTCATCTTTGCCGAGACCGAAATGCAGCGGCCCCGCGCCGGCGCTCGCACAGCCCACGGTAAACGCGACGTGATTGTATTGAGTCAGCGAGCGGCCCGTGACCTTCACGCGCGCGCCCTGTGCGTCCCTGGGCGAGCGCGATCCGTGCAGCCGGAAGGCGATCCAGTGGCCTGTGCCCGGGCTGTCGTTCAGCCACAGCCCGGCGCGGCCATTCAGTGCGGTGGAGACAAAATCCAGCCGGCCGTCGCCATTGAAGTCGCCCACCGCGGAGCCGTGGTGCCGGGCCGGCGGCAGGCCGGCCTTGTCCGTTACATCGCTGAACGTGCCGTCGCCGTTGTTGTGATGCAGCCTGCTGCGGTGGACGCCGGCGACGAAGAGGTCCGGCCAGCCGTCCTTGCCGGAGTCGCCGATGGCCACGCCGGTGTCGCAGCCGGAGCCCCGGAGGCCGGCTTTTCGGTCACGTCGGTGAAATGACCGTGCCCGTCATTGGCATAAGGCCGGTTCCATTGTCTCGGGTTCTTTTGAGGCGTGGAAAGTTCGGCGCCGTTGCAGAAAAACAGATTCAGATCCCCGTCGTTGTCATAGTCAAGCGCCGCCATGCCGCCGGCCATCGTCTCCGGCGCGCGCCGCTTCGGGAATTCGTCATTATCAAGGAAGAAATTCCAGAGAACGGCCGGAAAAATGAATGGGAGATTCTGGCGGACGGGCATGAAATGCCGCCGCCCGATGCCTGCTCATGCCGCTCCCGGCACCAGTGTATCAGGCCGTTTTCATCCGGCCGGG
Encoded here:
- the phoD gene encoding alkaline phosphatase is translated as MRYWAVLISAVALAQGPYIAEGLRVGEVTDRSAAVRFRLSQQPAPNRGKYQPPAYEGTRPPALSESEDPWLLPGGVPGLAGRARLWVATRPDMKDAKPAEWLQSAAKEDFVLKTAITGLRPGRTYYLGVEIHAKPEKPAASFTTAPEPNRRVPVKITAASCFSWLALDHDDGFSIFPSMEKIAPHFSVFLGDNVYYDTDPPRATTTEAARYHWQRLWALPRPLSFLSKTPAYWMKDDHDTLCDDCWPGKDPEWMKPLTFQEGRRIFLEQTPIEDKTWRTFRWGKSLQVWLLEGRDFRSPNTDPDGPSKTILGTEQKAWLKKSVDESDADWKIIFSPTPWVGPDQPSNNDNHANAAFATEGRELRAWAGAKKNVIVICGDRHWQYHSVDPDTGLHEFSTGPAADRSAMGSPGEDRRYHRFHRVGGGFLSMNVEPSASGSRLVLRHHDTQGAVVYEFTLGG
- a CDS encoding NAD-dependent epimerase, translating into MVGIIGAGGAVGRAVVDELGRRGRRPITIGRDEQRLARLFSGRAEIRPADIADEDSAARALQGLESAVYCVGLPFTRFAEHPVLMRKALAAARRAGVLRMIVVSSVYSYGRPRAARVSEEHPRVPDTRKGRFRKEQEDAAIAAHEPGRLETLVLHLPDFYGPFASNSLAFMMLESLMAGRPARWLGDPDAPHEFVFIPDAAGVIAELMQRPECFGRRWNLAGPGTISGREFVSLAARELGVPERVLPTGRTLLRVGGLFNPLLRELVELHYLGETPVVLDDSALKAALGHIEKTPYEEGVRRMIGWMRAEAS
- the leuB gene encoding 3-isopropylmalate dehydrogenase translates to MKLNILVLPGDGIGTEVTREAVRVLRRVAEKYGHELQLAEGLLGGVAIHRTGVPLPEETARLAREADATLLGAVGLPEFDNAPPAQRPERGLLGIRKLLGVFANLRPVRAWEALLDSSPLKNDRVRGTDMIIVRELTGGIYYGTPRGIEGSGPGERAVNTMTYTRAEIERIARMAFELARQRRRRLSSVDKSNVLECSQLWRRVVTETAADYPDVELEHVLVDNCAMQLILNPVRFDVVLTENMFGDILSDEGAVLAGSIGMLPSASIGPKRPSGAWVGLYEPVHGSAPDIAGQNRANPLGAIGSVAAMLEYSFGLREEAAAVQRALEQVLESGHVTADLKPKGTPRSTSEVGQAVCELI
- the leuC gene encoding 3-isopropylmalate dehydratase large subunit — encoded protein: MTQPRTIIQKLWDSHVVCQPPGAPALLYIDLHLVHEVTSPQAFEGLRRRGLKVRRPDKTFGTCDHSTPTTPRDLPIVDPVARAQVEQFEKNCLEFGIPFFGFRSPRQGIVHVIGPEYGLTQPGMTIVCGDSHTATHGAFGALAFGIGTSQVEHVLATQCLLQSPSMSFNVRVDGQLRPGVTAKDIILALIARIGVGGGTGCVFEYTGPAIRALSMEERMTVCNMSIEGGARAGLIAPDDTTFQFLHGRPFAPKGEAWDRAVAYWKTLPTDEGASYDREVTLDASALEPMITYGTNPGMGIPITAPVPDPAEAADPVERETRRKALAYMGLEPGRPLTGHPVNVVFIGSCTNSRMTDLRAAASVLKGRKVSPKVRVLVVPGSQQIKRQAEAEGLDRIFREAGAEWREAGCSMCIAMNGDQLAPGEYAVSTSNRNFEGRQGKGGRTFLASPLTAAASAITGVVTDPRTLLG
- a CDS encoding LysR family transcriptional regulator, whose protein sequence is MEFYLLKVFHTVATEGSFSRAAEKLGRTQPAVSLALQKLEAQLGEKLVDRAGRDLILTDAGRIVLDYCRRFENLESEMLNALAELRDRAAGRLSIGANESTALYLLKHIEAYRRLYPKVKVQVRRCLSSKIPSQLIDGDLEMGVISYDPEDDRLETRVIYIDHLAFVVSPEHRFAGRKSVSISELGMETFVAHNVLSPYREVVLKAFQRARVPLNMDVEMPTVETIRRMVQRNEGVAFLPKMCVEQEIEQGLLCEVEVEELRVERKIRLVYPARRALSHAAQAFLEIVGAAAPEESSRTDGRS
- the ytfG gene encoding NAD(P)-dependent oxidoreductase, which gives rise to MILVTGGSGKLARRVLELLLQQGAGPLATTTRDPDRLADLASRGVAVRQADFAWDEERLLGVFQGARQMLLVSTNTLEAWGRRFEQHERAIRAAAEAGVGRIVYTSITFPDPASPVPVAPDHWRTENLLREIGVEYTLLRNNIYAESLLFLLPEAVRTGRLRAAAGNGRAAFVTREDCARAAAGALLRGESCRAYEISGPEALGFAELARLAGELSGRQVAYESVDPRTRLADLKASGMDPMLAELQVGYERAIAEGLLDLVTRDVERLSGQPAIATSEFLREQAGQWARIQIERI
- a CDS encoding short-chain dehydrogenase, whose product is MGFSGTVTLILGVTSGIGSALAQRIHASGGSVIPAGRNAERLRAVASALGEEGILFDAASWESIDRAVQEAAGRHGRLDGVALCTGSLLLKPAHLTTEGEYRATMSVNLDAAFATVRAAAKAMMNAGGSIVLVSSAAARVGLGNHEAIAAAKAGIIGLMLAAAASYAPRGIRVNCVAPGLTETPLTARITANEASRRASESMHALGRIGRPGEVASAMAWLLDPENAWVTGQVIGVDGGLAGVRPR